One genomic region from Campylobacter sp. RM5004 encodes:
- a CDS encoding molybdopterin-dependent oxidoreductase, giving the protein MAISRRTFLKGSAVAAGAISSHMSAATNFYDIKKIPHATHFGAFTADVNSEGQVINLTPHESDKNPSVITKAIIDRTYSDTRIKYPCVRKSFLEGKNRPDLRGREPFVRVTWEKALDLLYKKLKETKPENIFNASYGGWGHVGLLHNCNAVAGRFFNTVLGGAIGTDGEYSNGAAGRVNTAIAGDLEVYSLQTNYEQMIKNCEVYVMWGCDIYKDNQIDYKVANRENDEWLKKYAASNIKFINIDPQYTKAAEITKAEWIKIVPNTDVAMILGMCHYLYKSGKYDKDFIAKYTDGFDKFLPYLLGKTDGVEKTPEWAAKICGIDAAKIKELCNLFVSKRTFLAGNWANQRAHHGEQADWAIITLACMIGQVGLAGGGFGFSMHYCSAGGAFSGALLPVGLPQGKNNININIPASRVSEAILNPNKTINFKGKTFTYPDIKMFYVAGASVLGHHPNTNELIYALRKLDTVVVHEPWWTPMAKMADIVIPATTTLERDDISFGGSYSQDWVYAMKKVIEPVYESRNDYDVFYELAKRFGERELAKFSGGKKDHLEWIRSFYEKSDCINEMEFDEFWEKGSLHFKAPKEAYEYVRHADFRKDPVNNKLATESGKFQIYSQKFADYNLPDFKGHVTWFEPAEYLGNKDLSKKFPFHLLSPHPRYRIHSQLDNTWIRDLYKIQGREPVVINTEDAKKLGIKHGEVVEVYNNRGRLLAGAYVSDNIRSGVIAIQEGAWYDPEDDKDNARCNQGHVNVLTSSRPTSQMAQATSVNTCLVAIKKLDANEVVKPYKNITPPTIIGA; this is encoded by the coding sequence ATGGCAATTTCAAGAAGAACTTTTCTTAAAGGTTCAGCAGTTGCAGCAGGTGCAATCTCTAGCCATATGAGTGCTGCTACAAACTTTTATGATATTAAAAAAATCCCACACGCTACACATTTTGGTGCATTTACCGCAGATGTAAATAGCGAAGGACAAGTAATCAACCTTACTCCACACGAAAGCGACAAAAATCCAAGCGTAATTACAAAAGCTATTATTGATAGAACATATTCTGATACAAGAATTAAATATCCTTGCGTTAGAAAAAGCTTCTTAGAAGGTAAAAATCGCCCAGATTTAAGAGGTCGTGAGCCTTTCGTTCGTGTAACTTGGGAAAAAGCACTTGACTTGCTTTATAAAAAATTAAAAGAAACAAAACCTGAAAATATCTTCAACGCTAGTTATGGTGGTTGGGGTCATGTTGGCTTACTACACAACTGCAACGCAGTAGCAGGTAGATTTTTTAACACCGTTTTAGGCGGAGCAATAGGCACTGATGGCGAATATAGTAACGGAGCAGCTGGTAGAGTAAATACTGCTATCGCAGGTGATTTGGAAGTTTATAGCCTACAAACAAACTATGAGCAAATGATTAAAAATTGCGAAGTTTATGTAATGTGGGGTTGCGATATTTATAAAGACAATCAAATAGATTATAAAGTAGCAAATCGTGAAAACGATGAGTGGCTTAAAAAATACGCAGCATCAAATATTAAGTTCATAAACATTGACCCACAATACACAAAAGCTGCAGAAATCACAAAAGCAGAATGGATAAAAATCGTTCCAAATACTGACGTAGCAATGATTTTAGGAATGTGCCATTATCTATATAAGAGCGGAAAATATGATAAAGATTTCATAGCAAAATATACAGATGGATTTGATAAGTTTTTACCATATTTATTAGGAAAAACTGATGGTGTTGAAAAAACTCCTGAATGGGCTGCAAAAATTTGCGGTATTGATGCAGCAAAAATCAAAGAACTTTGTAATTTATTCGTTAGCAAAAGAACATTCCTAGCAGGTAACTGGGCAAATCAAAGAGCACATCATGGAGAACAAGCTGACTGGGCTATCATAACTCTTGCTTGCATGATAGGACAAGTTGGACTTGCTGGTGGTGGATTTGGATTTTCTATGCATTATTGCTCAGCTGGTGGAGCATTTAGTGGTGCATTACTTCCTGTTGGTCTTCCACAAGGAAAAAATAATATTAATATAAATATTCCTGCAAGCCGTGTAAGTGAAGCGATTTTAAATCCAAATAAAACTATTAATTTTAAAGGTAAAACTTTCACATATCCAGATATTAAAATGTTCTATGTTGCAGGTGCAAGCGTTTTAGGACATCACCCAAATACAAATGAATTAATTTATGCTTTAAGAAAGCTTGATACCGTAGTAGTTCATGAACCATGGTGGACTCCGATGGCAAAAATGGCTGATATAGTAATCCCTGCTACAACTACACTTGAGCGTGATGATATAAGCTTTGGTGGTTCATACTCACAAGATTGGGTTTATGCTATGAAAAAAGTAATCGAGCCTGTATATGAAAGCCGCAATGATTACGATGTATTCTACGAATTAGCAAAGAGATTTGGCGAAAGAGAATTAGCTAAGTTTAGCGGTGGTAAAAAAGATCATTTAGAATGGATTAGAAGCTTTTATGAAAAAAGCGATTGTATAAATGAAATGGAATTTGATGAGTTCTGGGAAAAAGGCTCACTTCACTTTAAAGCTCCAAAAGAAGCTTACGAATATGTTCGCCACGCTGATTTTAGAAAAGATCCAGTAAATAACAAACTAGCAACAGAAAGTGGAAAATTCCAAATCTATTCACAAAAATTTGCTGATTATAACCTACCTGATTTCAAAGGTCATGTAACTTGGTTTGAACCAGCTGAGTATTTAGGAAATAAAGATTTAAGCAAAAAATTCCCATTCCACTTACTAAGCCCACACCCAAGATATAGAATCCACTCTCAACTTGATAACACTTGGATAAGAGATTTATACAAAATCCAAGGTCGTGAGCCAGTAGTAATTAACACAGAAGATGCTAAAAAACTTGGTATTAAACACGGAGAAGTTGTAGAAGTTTATAACAATCGTGGAAGATTACTTGCAGGTGCTTATGTAAGCGATAATATTAGAAGTGGCGTTATAGCTATTCAAGAAGGTGCTTGGTATGATCCAGAAGATGACAAAGACAACGCAAGATGTAATCAAGGCCATGTGAATGTACTAACATCTTCAAGACCAACTTCGCAAATGGCACAAGCAACAAGCGTAAATACATGCTTAGTAGCTATTAAAAAACTTGATGCTAACGAAGTGGTAAAACCATATAAAAACATAACACCACCAACTATTATAGGAGCGTAA
- the pepT gene encoding peptidase T: MLVEDFLRYVKISSQSDASKSNTPTSQGQLELAKVLKSELESLGLSEIKLNDNGILTALLEGDKSKTSLGFVAHLDTIDVGLSPVVKPQILKFEGKDLDLGNAILEVSKRPEIKQYLNEDIIFSDGSSVLGADNKAAIAVIMNLVKTLKTSEINHPDIFLAFVPDEEIGLLGSKQLNLDDFRTTHPYTIDCCEIGELMYETFNAASAKLNIVGVSAHPMNAYKVMLNPTLLANEFINLFDRLQTPENTKDKEGYIWINEMHSNQNEANVYLNIRDHDRAKFEEKKSYIKTCVEFMQNKYKKASFTLEMSDTYYNLKDALNDNNKDSLDKLYEAFKMSNVKAKTIAMRGGTDGSALSIKGLFTPNFFTGAHNFHSRFEFLPVKSLEKSYEVALNLVKLYSK; this comes from the coding sequence ATGTTAGTTGAAGATTTTTTAAGATATGTAAAAATTTCGTCGCAAAGTGATGCTAGTAAGAGTAATACTCCTACTAGCCAAGGTCAATTAGAGCTTGCAAAGGTATTAAAAAGCGAATTAGAAAGCTTAGGACTTAGTGAGATAAAGCTTAATGATAATGGCATTTTAACAGCTCTTTTAGAAGGTGATAAAAGTAAAACTAGCTTAGGCTTTGTAGCTCACCTTGATACTATTGATGTAGGACTTAGCCCTGTTGTAAAGCCACAAATATTAAAATTTGAAGGCAAGGATTTAGACTTAGGAAATGCTATCTTAGAAGTTAGCAAACGCCCTGAGATTAAGCAATACTTAAACGAAGATATAATTTTTAGCGATGGCTCATCTGTTTTAGGTGCTGATAACAAGGCTGCAATTGCTGTTATAATGAACCTTGTAAAAACTCTTAAAACAAGCGAAATAAATCATCCTGATATTTTCTTAGCTTTTGTTCCTGATGAAGAAATAGGACTTTTAGGCTCAAAACAGCTTAATTTAGATGATTTTAGAACAACTCATCCTTATACGATTGATTGCTGCGAAATTGGAGAACTAATGTATGAGACATTTAATGCTGCTAGCGCAAAGCTTAATATCGTTGGGGTATCAGCTCATCCTATGAATGCCTATAAGGTTATGTTAAATCCAACCTTGTTAGCAAATGAGTTTATAAATCTTTTTGATAGATTACAAACTCCTGAAAATACAAAAGATAAAGAAGGCTATATTTGGATAAACGAAATGCATTCAAATCAAAATGAAGCTAATGTATATTTAAATATTCGTGATCATGATAGAGCGAAATTTGAAGAAAAAAAATCTTATATAAAAACTTGCGTTGAATTTATGCAAAATAAATACAAAAAAGCAAGCTTTACATTAGAAATGAGCGATACTTATTACAACCTAAAAGATGCTTTAAATGATAACAATAAAGATAGTTTAGATAAATTATACGAAGCTTTTAAAATGTCAAATGTAAAAGCAAAAACAATTGCAATGCGTGGTGGAACAGATGGAAGTGCTTTAAGTATTAAAGGGCTTTTTACTCCGAATTTTTTCACAGGAGCGCATAATTTTCATTCAAGATTTGAATTTTTACCTGTAAAATCACTTGAAAAATCTTACGAAGTAGCATTAAACCTAGTAAAGCTGTATTCAAAATAA
- a CDS encoding UDP-N-acetylmuramate dehydrogenase, which yields MIIDFSKYSSVRIGDACEVKVLNERVKTDCFVIGNASNLLINKPKNLAILDDCFDYIKDCKDYLEIGAKTNSYKIFNYCKKNDFTGLEFLSHLPGQMGGITKMNAGMKETEIKNYILEVNVDNEWIMPNFSYRSSDIKGTIYAIRLKLEKGFKQELVEQFSKMRANQPKGFSFGSIFKNPSGFSAGALIDKAGLKGKIKGGAKISEIHANFLINFNKASFNDANYLINLAKDEVYKHFNILLECEVIILD from the coding sequence ATGATAATTGATTTTTCAAAATATTCAAGCGTAAGAATAGGCGACGCTTGTGAAGTAAAAGTGCTAAATGAAAGAGTAAAAACCGATTGTTTTGTGATAGGCAATGCAAGTAATTTGCTAATAAATAAGCCAAAAAACTTAGCGATTTTAGATGATTGTTTTGATTATATAAAAGATTGCAAGGATTATTTAGAAATCGGAGCTAAGACAAACTCATATAAGATTTTTAATTATTGTAAGAAAAATGATTTCACAGGTTTGGAGTTTTTATCGCATTTACCAGGTCAAATGGGTGGTATTACAAAAATGAATGCTGGTATGAAAGAAACTGAGATTAAAAACTACATTTTAGAAGTAAATGTTGATAATGAATGGATAATGCCGAATTTTTCATATAGAAGCAGTGATATTAAAGGCACAATTTATGCAATCAGGCTAAAGCTTGAAAAAGGTTTTAAGCAAGAATTAGTAGAGCAATTTAGCAAAATGAGAGCAAATCAGCCAAAGGGCTTTAGTTTTGGCAGTATTTTTAAAAATCCAAGTGGTTTTAGTGCTGGTGCGTTGATTGATAAGGCTGGACTTAAAGGCAAGATTAAAGGCGGAGCAAAAATTAGCGAAATACATGCAAACTTTTTAATCAATTTTAATAAAGCAAGTTTTAACGATGCAAATTATCTTATAAATTTAGCAAAAGATGAGGTATATAAGCATTTTAATATATTGCTTGAATGTGAAGTTATTATTTTAGATTAA
- the eno gene encoding phosphopyruvate hydratase, protein MVKVAKIDALEVLDSRGNPSVKVKVVLENGICGEAIVPSGASTGINEALELRDGGSYFFGKSVSKAVNNAKHVGAGIIGKNVLNQREIDEHLLAVDGTNNYSSLGANAVLGVSMAVAKAAANACNLPLYRYLCGEFTNLPTPMLNVLNGGAHADNNIDIQEFMLLPTGFDTFKEKLFASAITYHTLKDILKKKGLSTALGDEGGFAPNLNSNEEAIELLLEAINKAGFSGKINLALDVAASELYSDGFYSYEGKKLSSDEMINEYEKLLKYPILSIEDALAEQDYDGWINLTKKIGSRTQLVGDDLFVTNVKLLQKGIDEGMANAILIKPNQIGTISQTIDAIKLARANNYNAIMSHRSGESEDNFIADFAMCCKYIKTGAPARGERTAKYNRLLEIEAGF, encoded by the coding sequence TTGGTGAAAGTAGCGAAGATTGATGCGCTTGAGGTGCTAGATAGTAGGGGTAATCCTAGCGTTAAAGTAAAAGTTGTTTTAGAAAACGGAATATGTGGTGAAGCAATAGTTCCAAGTGGGGCTAGTACTGGGATTAATGAAGCTTTAGAATTAAGAGATGGCGGTAGTTATTTTTTCGGTAAAAGCGTAAGTAAAGCAGTAAATAATGCAAAACATGTTGGTGCTGGAATTATCGGTAAAAATGTGTTAAATCAAAGAGAAATAGATGAGCATTTATTAGCTGTTGATGGGACTAATAATTATTCAAGCTTAGGTGCAAATGCGGTATTAGGAGTATCAATGGCAGTTGCAAAAGCAGCTGCTAATGCTTGCAATTTGCCACTTTATAGATATTTATGTGGAGAATTTACAAATCTTCCAACCCCTATGCTAAATGTATTAAACGGCGGAGCTCATGCAGATAATAATATAGACATTCAAGAGTTTATGCTACTTCCAACAGGCTTTGATACATTTAAAGAAAAATTATTCGCAAGTGCAATTACATATCATACTTTAAAAGATATTTTAAAGAAAAAAGGCTTAAGCACAGCACTAGGAGATGAAGGTGGCTTTGCTCCAAATCTAAATAGCAATGAAGAAGCTATTGAATTATTACTTGAAGCTATTAATAAAGCAGGATTTAGTGGTAAGATAAATCTAGCTTTAGATGTGGCTGCAAGTGAGCTTTATAGCGATGGTTTTTATTCTTATGAAGGCAAAAAACTAAGCAGTGATGAGATGATAAACGAGTATGAAAAACTCTTAAAATATCCTATTTTAAGTATTGAAGATGCACTTGCTGAGCAAGATTATGATGGCTGGATTAATCTAACTAAGAAAATAGGTTCAAGAACTCAATTAGTAGGAGATGATTTATTTGTTACTAATGTGAAATTACTTCAAAAAGGCATTGATGAAGGTATGGCAAATGCAATATTAATTAAGCCAAATCAAATAGGCACAATCTCTCAAACAATTGATGCGATAAAACTAGCTCGTGCAAATAATTATAACGCTATAATGAGTCATAGAAGTGGCGAGAGCGAAGATAATTTCATAGCAGATTTTGCAATGTGTTGTAAGTATATTAAAACAGGAGCACCTGCAAGAGGCGAAAGAACTGCAAAATATAATAGATTATTAGAAATTGAAGCAGGGTTTTAA